The Gracilimonas sp. genome contains a region encoding:
- a CDS encoding TolC family protein produces the protein MNSSKWWILFLVFLWVPLQVHAQSQTLSLEDVVERFKQRSLQQELAELDKLRKQGAAQQYKSYMNPEVSIFSEQLNAGTLDYDETTYQISQPIELLGQPFLRNKSANKSSEAAELSYEYNRSVLIQQVKSLYAEYWFLQHKFQVYNQALDVIHEVLASAIARQTEGTESGLQVQRFTVEKNRYLRMRNEVELEMMQTGKQLASMITSSEETGFDFQVEADLPVEPIMEDSETLKQYALEYRADLQAIELEAEALGLKYKVEKRERLPDLKINFGYKNQSDGSEGFVIGGGIQLPIFNRNSGNITVAEAEQRSVETSLHIQRRAIRDQVDVAYQRVQNLYTQWQEMQQHSLSAEMLETARSAYQQGRYSLFELLDATKAYVDGRSLQHRITADYQQALFTLDTITSGKLFSTQNNTDQ, from the coding sequence ATGAATTCATCCAAGTGGTGGATCTTGTTTTTGGTATTCCTATGGGTACCATTACAGGTTCACGCCCAATCCCAAACACTTTCCTTAGAGGACGTTGTTGAACGGTTCAAGCAACGCAGTCTCCAGCAAGAACTGGCAGAGCTTGACAAGCTCCGAAAGCAAGGAGCAGCTCAACAGTATAAATCGTACATGAATCCCGAGGTCAGCATCTTCAGCGAACAGCTCAATGCCGGTACGCTCGATTATGACGAAACGACCTACCAGATCTCGCAGCCGATTGAACTGCTGGGTCAGCCGTTCCTCCGAAACAAAAGCGCTAATAAAAGCAGTGAGGCCGCTGAATTGAGCTATGAGTATAACCGCTCGGTTCTCATACAACAAGTAAAAAGCTTGTATGCCGAATATTGGTTTTTACAGCACAAATTTCAGGTATATAACCAAGCACTTGATGTTATTCACGAAGTGTTGGCATCAGCCATAGCCCGACAAACGGAAGGCACTGAGTCAGGTCTTCAGGTGCAGCGTTTTACGGTGGAAAAAAATCGGTACTTGCGTATGCGCAATGAAGTTGAGCTGGAAATGATGCAAACAGGGAAGCAACTGGCTTCTATGATCACTTCTTCGGAAGAAACCGGCTTTGACTTTCAGGTAGAAGCAGATTTGCCGGTGGAGCCGATCATGGAAGATTCGGAAACACTGAAACAGTACGCCCTGGAATACCGGGCCGATTTACAAGCTATTGAGCTTGAAGCAGAAGCTCTCGGACTAAAATACAAAGTCGAGAAACGAGAGCGCTTGCCGGACTTAAAGATAAATTTCGGCTATAAAAATCAGTCGGACGGCTCGGAAGGTTTTGTGATCGGCGGGGGCATACAACTGCCCATCTTTAACCGAAACAGTGGAAATATTACCGTAGCGGAGGCAGAACAAAGAAGTGTAGAAACGTCTCTACATATTCAACGACGAGCTATTCGCGATCAGGTGGATGTGGCCTATCAACGCGTTCAGAATTTATATACGCAGTGGCAGGAGATGCAACAGCATTCACTTTCCGCTGAAATGCTGGAAACGGCACGTTCTGCTTATCAACAAGGACGTTATTCGCTATTCGAATTGCTGGATGCCACCAAAGCCTACGTCGATGGCCGTAGCCTTCAGCATCGTATTACCGCTGATTACCAACAAGCCCTTTTCACACTCGATACCATTACATCAGGAAAACTCTTTTCAACTCAAAATAACACAGATCAATGA
- a CDS encoding ArsR family transcriptional regulator — MNEDLSMVFKALGHPRRLKIVRRLMDRIHACCEVNQQENCCLEEPTCDFSELTEELGIQKATLSLDLKELRHAGIVQTIKDGRKVAIQINPELLEKLHTFFEVSIDQNTRNRMSELVNE, encoded by the coding sequence ATGAATGAAGATTTAAGCATGGTATTTAAAGCACTGGGGCATCCACGCCGCCTAAAAATTGTCCGCCGACTGATGGATAGGATTCATGCCTGCTGCGAAGTCAATCAACAGGAGAATTGCTGTCTGGAAGAGCCAACCTGCGACTTTAGCGAACTAACAGAGGAACTGGGTATTCAAAAAGCAACGCTTTCTCTCGATCTAAAAGAGCTTCGCCATGCCGGGATTGTGCAAACAATCAAGGATGGGCGGAAGGTGGCCATTCAAATCAATCCGGAGCTGTTGGAAAAACTTCATACCTTTTTTGAAGTTTCAATAGACCAAAATACCCGTAATAGAATGAGTGAATTGGTTAACGAATAA
- the merTP gene encoding mercuric transport protein MerTP → MNKQQNNKTDTKWLSAGLGVAFIASLCCITPVLAILAGTSSIASTFSFMDPFRPYLIGLTVLLLGFAWYQKLKPSKEIDCECDPEEAHFTQSKSFLGIVTVVAALLLAFPNYSHWFFSDAQPTQVQYVSEADVEHVTFNVEGMTCAGCEASVKNELGKLDGIVESEVSYDSGTATISYLKKKLTEKDLQDAINKTGFTAHLQQEQDNE, encoded by the coding sequence ATGAACAAGCAGCAAAACAATAAAACTGACACCAAATGGCTGAGTGCGGGACTCGGAGTTGCATTTATTGCGTCCCTTTGCTGCATCACACCGGTGCTGGCTATTCTGGCAGGCACAAGTAGTATCGCCTCTACGTTTTCATTCATGGACCCATTCCGGCCTTATTTAATTGGGCTGACTGTTCTTTTACTTGGGTTTGCATGGTACCAAAAACTGAAGCCCTCAAAAGAGATCGACTGTGAATGTGATCCTGAAGAAGCCCATTTCACCCAGTCTAAATCGTTTCTTGGCATCGTAACCGTTGTGGCGGCGCTGTTGCTGGCTTTTCCAAACTACTCTCATTGGTTTTTCTCTGACGCTCAGCCCACTCAAGTACAATATGTTTCTGAGGCAGATGTAGAACATGTCACCTTCAATGTGGAAGGCATGACCTGCGCTGGGTGTGAAGCCAGTGTAAAAAATGAGTTGGGTAAACTGGATGGAATTGTTGAGTCCGAGGTATCCTACGACAGCGGAACGGCTACTATTTCGTATTTAAAAAAGAAACTCACGGAAAAAGACCTCCAGGATGCCATCAATAAGACCGGATTTACAGCCCACCTTCAACAAGAGCAAGATAACGAATAA
- the merA gene encoding mercury(II) reductase has protein sequence MKELELNIAGMTCDHCAVSIEKNLSKLNGIQKTDVSYPKGKATVSFDESTLDKASVIEAVNQTGKYQVVGESGKEQTGENHYSLIIIGGGSAAFAAAIRASELGGTALIINKGLPTGGTCVNVGCVPSKTLIRTAEAFHNASHPRFEGIETTATISDFKKVIEQKREMVRDLRQEKYVNVIKDDPSITLIEGYGKLIQTNQVQVNNSTYTGENILIATGASPFIPEIPGLKEAGYLTNESAYELEELPEELIILGGGYIALENAQLFSRLGSKVTVLQRSEHVLSDQPEELATALTGYLEEEGLSILTNTDILEVTKTGNKRSIRFTLNGEGKEFKADQILVATGRQGNTEHLNLESAGIYTKGRGYIPVDETMRTNVANIFAAGDILGERQFVYTAAYEGKIAAENAMRDSHGKADFSVLPWVIFTDPQVAGVGMDEQQAEEAGVNYQATKLTLDNVPRSIAARDTRGYIKLIRNKDNDRLIGARILAPEGSELLMELALAMRHGVTVQSLKSEFHPYLTLSEGIKLAALTFDKDVKKLSCCAV, from the coding sequence ATGAAAGAACTGGAACTGAACATAGCGGGCATGACGTGCGATCATTGCGCCGTTTCTATTGAGAAAAACCTATCCAAACTAAACGGAATACAGAAGACGGATGTAAGCTATCCGAAGGGCAAGGCTACAGTATCATTTGATGAATCCACCCTTGATAAAGCTTCAGTGATTGAAGCCGTAAATCAGACGGGAAAGTATCAGGTAGTGGGCGAATCAGGAAAAGAGCAAACTGGTGAAAACCATTACTCGTTGATTATTATCGGGGGCGGTTCGGCTGCTTTTGCTGCCGCTATCCGAGCCAGTGAATTGGGGGGAACTGCGCTTATTATTAATAAAGGTCTGCCAACAGGTGGAACGTGCGTAAATGTGGGGTGCGTGCCATCCAAAACACTGATCCGAACAGCAGAAGCCTTTCACAATGCTTCCCATCCGAGGTTTGAAGGGATTGAAACCACGGCAACCATCAGTGATTTTAAAAAAGTGATTGAGCAAAAACGGGAGATGGTTCGTGATCTTCGCCAGGAAAAATATGTGAATGTGATAAAGGATGATCCAAGCATCACCCTTATTGAGGGGTACGGAAAGTTAATTCAAACAAATCAGGTTCAGGTTAATAATTCAACCTACACCGGCGAGAACATTTTAATTGCCACAGGGGCTTCCCCGTTCATTCCTGAAATACCCGGACTGAAAGAAGCGGGATATCTGACCAATGAATCGGCCTATGAACTTGAGGAACTCCCGGAAGAGCTCATCATTTTGGGCGGCGGATATATTGCTCTTGAAAATGCACAACTCTTTAGTCGGCTTGGAAGCAAGGTAACGGTATTGCAGCGATCTGAACACGTGTTAAGTGATCAACCCGAAGAGCTTGCAACAGCCTTAACGGGATATTTGGAAGAGGAAGGATTGTCCATTTTAACGAACACAGACATTCTGGAAGTAACAAAAACAGGTAACAAAAGAAGCATCCGCTTTACGTTGAACGGAGAAGGAAAGGAATTTAAAGCCGATCAGATATTAGTTGCTACCGGCAGGCAGGGAAATACAGAACATTTAAATCTTGAATCTGCCGGAATTTACACCAAAGGACGCGGCTACATTCCCGTTGATGAAACCATGCGAACCAATGTAGCCAACATCTTTGCTGCTGGCGATATACTTGGCGAACGGCAGTTCGTATATACTGCGGCTTATGAAGGTAAAATTGCGGCTGAAAATGCGATGAGAGATAGTCATGGAAAAGCTGATTTTTCAGTCTTACCGTGGGTTATTTTCACAGATCCACAGGTGGCCGGTGTGGGCATGGATGAACAGCAAGCGGAAGAAGCGGGAGTCAACTACCAAGCAACGAAACTTACGCTGGACAATGTACCTCGGTCCATCGCCGCTCGGGACACCCGTGGTTATATCAAGTTGATCCGTAACAAAGACAACGACCGATTGATTGGAGCCCGTATTTTGGCACCGGAAGGCTCGGAACTATTGATGGAACTGGCTCTGGCTATGAGGCATGGGGTGACTGTGCAGTCGCTCAAATCCGAATTCCACCCGTACCTAACGCTGTCAGAGGGCATCAAACTGGCTGCGCTCACCTTCGACAAGGACGTTAAGAAACTGAGTTGCTGTGCCGTTTAG
- a CDS encoding efflux RND transporter periplasmic adaptor subunit, whose translation MKNLFTALFIGAAFILAGCGSEQEDHNHGEDADHSHEVTPAQNQEADNQEHSHAGEDAHSHEAEQTDRGTQANEETHSDGEETHSHEGESAHQHEDAEPQLVGAGVITQWTDETELFMEYPELIVGQEATFAVHLTRLSDFAGLDNSTVNFSMRSENGASVSLTEDEVQIPGIYGPDFTFEKAGRYNLTIAIQGMVNDTLYVDGIPVYSSAGDIPQTATEEDPNLISFLKEQQWNIPFGTKQVSRQTLSETVNAHGEIKPVQSREVTVSAPFSGIILSSANQSLPVEGQDISKGTSLVQLNPSIQSADGENYAQQFINAQSQLSLAKKNLERSKRLFEKEAIPEVELERARIEYRQALTQFQTINEIAQIDTSTVDTYGDSESSYRFAMKAPISGTIVESYVRPGMQVKAGEPLVRIVDMSKMWLSVHVPAAERMSIQNPGAVVFYVQGNEKMYGMDEVNGRLLSAGKQVEPQTRTISLIYEIDNREGLHSGLFVTAEIDTDQKENVIAIPESALIEEEANFAVYVQVGGESFQKRAITTGTRNRGWVEVTSGLEQGEHIVTTNAYQVKLASLSSEAPAEGHAH comes from the coding sequence ATGAAAAATTTATTTACAGCCTTATTTATAGGCGCTGCATTTATTTTGGCCGGTTGCGGCTCAGAACAGGAAGACCATAATCATGGTGAGGATGCTGATCATTCCCACGAAGTTACACCCGCTCAGAATCAGGAAGCTGACAACCAGGAACATTCCCATGCCGGAGAAGACGCCCACAGTCACGAAGCCGAACAAACAGACAGAGGTACTCAAGCTAATGAAGAAACTCACTCGGATGGGGAAGAAACCCACAGCCATGAGGGGGAATCGGCTCATCAACATGAAGATGCGGAACCTCAGTTGGTAGGCGCAGGTGTGATCACACAATGGACGGACGAGACCGAGCTTTTTATGGAGTATCCAGAGCTTATCGTAGGACAGGAAGCGACCTTTGCCGTGCACTTGACTCGGCTTTCTGACTTTGCTGGCTTGGATAATTCAACAGTGAATTTTTCAATGCGCTCTGAAAACGGAGCCTCGGTTTCTTTAACTGAAGATGAGGTTCAAATCCCTGGTATTTATGGTCCTGATTTTACGTTTGAAAAGGCCGGCCGATATAATCTCACCATCGCCATTCAGGGAATGGTGAATGATACGCTCTACGTAGATGGTATCCCGGTGTATAGTTCAGCCGGTGATATTCCACAAACGGCCACTGAGGAAGATCCGAATTTGATCTCATTTCTGAAAGAACAGCAGTGGAACATTCCGTTTGGTACCAAGCAGGTAAGCCGACAGACGCTATCTGAAACAGTAAATGCCCACGGTGAGATTAAGCCGGTTCAAAGCAGAGAAGTTACGGTTTCGGCTCCATTTTCAGGAATTATCCTGAGCAGTGCCAATCAAAGTCTGCCGGTTGAAGGGCAGGACATCAGCAAAGGCACGTCGTTGGTGCAGCTGAATCCTTCCATTCAATCAGCGGATGGAGAAAACTATGCCCAGCAGTTTATCAATGCACAGTCTCAATTGTCTTTGGCTAAAAAGAATTTGGAACGCTCGAAACGATTGTTTGAAAAAGAGGCAATTCCGGAAGTAGAACTGGAAAGAGCACGGATTGAATACCGTCAGGCGCTCACGCAATTTCAGACGATTAATGAAATCGCTCAAATTGATACCTCAACTGTAGATACCTATGGCGACTCAGAATCTTCCTACCGCTTTGCCATGAAAGCCCCGATCTCCGGAACCATAGTTGAATCCTATGTGCGACCGGGAATGCAAGTGAAAGCCGGTGAGCCGCTGGTTCGCATTGTCGATATGTCCAAAATGTGGCTGAGCGTTCATGTTCCGGCTGCTGAGCGAATGTCTATTCAAAATCCCGGAGCAGTCGTTTTTTACGTACAGGGAAATGAGAAGATGTACGGCATGGACGAGGTGAACGGACGCTTGCTGAGCGCGGGGAAACAAGTGGAACCCCAAACCCGAACGATTTCCTTAATCTATGAAATAGATAACCGGGAAGGATTACATAGCGGACTCTTTGTTACCGCTGAGATCGACACGGATCAGAAAGAAAACGTGATTGCGATCCCGGAATCAGCCCTGATTGAAGAAGAGGCTAATTTCGCAGTGTATGTGCAGGTGGGAGGAGAGTCGTTTCAGAAGCGAGCTATTACCACGGGCACCAGGAACCGGGGCTGGGTGGAGGTGACCTCCGGCCTCGAACAAGGCGAGCATATCGTAACGACCAATGCGTATCAGGTGAAGTTGGCTTCGTTGTCTTCTGAAGCCCCTGCGGAAGGACACGCTCATTAA